The following proteins are co-located in the Bosea sp. AS-1 genome:
- a CDS encoding dihydrodipicolinate synthase family protein, producing MTVPGGLSAFPITPADQAGRIDIAALRRLVARLASAGVDSIGLLGSTGTYMYLTIEERRRAVEAAIDEVASRTPVIVGIGALRTDDAIRLAQDAKAIGAAAGLLSAASYTPLTDDEVFEHFSTAARESGLPIVIYDNPGTTHFRFTPELIGRLSNVPGIVAIKNPGWSAEDTGRNLAEQSRIVPKGFSIGCSGDWMATETLLAGADTWYSVLGGLLPNICLKLVRSAQKGEAAEARRLNGELAPIWNVFRQYSSLRVVYALAEQLDLCHSKPPPPILPLPESAKRQVAELLTSSPDIAA from the coding sequence ATGACTGTTCCCGGCGGCCTATCCGCATTTCCAATCACGCCTGCCGATCAGGCCGGCCGGATCGACATCGCGGCGCTGCGCAGGCTGGTTGCCCGGCTCGCTTCAGCCGGGGTCGATTCGATCGGCCTGCTCGGCAGCACCGGCACCTACATGTATCTGACCATCGAGGAGCGTCGGCGGGCTGTCGAAGCAGCCATCGACGAAGTGGCGAGCCGGACCCCGGTCATCGTCGGGATCGGCGCTCTGCGCACGGATGACGCGATCAGGCTTGCCCAGGATGCCAAAGCCATCGGCGCGGCCGCCGGCTTGCTCTCTGCAGCCTCCTACACACCGCTGACCGATGACGAGGTGTTTGAGCATTTTTCGACGGCCGCGCGCGAGAGCGGCTTGCCCATCGTCATCTACGACAATCCCGGTACCACGCATTTCCGCTTCACGCCCGAACTCATCGGCCGCCTCTCCAACGTGCCAGGCATCGTCGCGATCAAGAATCCGGGCTGGAGCGCCGAAGACACCGGCCGCAACCTGGCCGAGCAGAGCAGGATTGTACCGAAAGGATTTTCGATCGGCTGCAGCGGCGACTGGATGGCGACGGAGACCCTGCTCGCCGGGGCCGACACCTGGTACAGCGTGCTCGGCGGCCTCTTGCCAAACATCTGCCTGAAGCTCGTCAGGTCGGCCCAGAAGGGCGAAGCTGCCGAAGCGCGCCGGCTCAATGGCGAATTGGCCCCGATCTGGAATGTGTTCAGGCAATACTCCAGCCTGCGGGTCGTCTATGCGCTCGCCGAGCAGCTTGACCTTTGCCACAGCAAGCCACCGCCACCAATCTTGCCGCTGCCGGAATCGGCGAAGCGTCAGGTGGCAGAGCTGCTGACGAGTTCGCCGGATATAGCGGCTTGA